In Terriglobia bacterium, a single window of DNA contains:
- the lysS gene encoding lysine--tRNA ligase → MALDEKIYQLRLDKLAQIEALGQPAYPHKFATTHTVPQIVTDYSGKTSEELEANKVEMRIAGRLVGIRLMGKAAFAHLQQAGLRLQIYAKKDAVGDKGWELFKLLDIGDHIGVRGYLFRTRTGELTVHVDESTFLAKDLLPLPEKWHGLTDVETRYRQRYVDLVMNPEVRSVFVKRAKVVQALRRFFDARSFVEVETPMMHPVAGGAVARPFITHHNTLDIDLFLRIAPELYLKRLIVGGLERVYEINRNFRNEGISTQHNPEFTMLEFYQAYSDYRDLMDLTEEMLPFVAREVNGATVNTFNGRELDWTAWQRLSMRDAIVKYWPAAAAPAPRVGDFSDAAQLEAAVTRLNSVRGEVIGERQRLDGVGREEIQRVEFDGADLGKTTVALFEAVAEKMLFQPTMICDFPKSVSPLSKDKRDEPGWVERFEVFVGGLEIGNAFSELNDPEEQLRRFQDQVRARAAGDEEAMAEVDYDYVRALSYGMPPTAGYGLGIDRVTMLLTDSRSIRDVILFPLLRPEKTGATAERATELEAGGEKK, encoded by the coding sequence TTGGCACTCGACGAAAAAATCTACCAACTCCGCCTCGACAAACTGGCTCAGATCGAAGCTCTCGGCCAACCGGCGTATCCGCACAAGTTCGCCACCACGCACACGGTTCCGCAGATCGTCACCGATTACTCCGGCAAGACCTCCGAGGAACTCGAAGCCAATAAGGTCGAGATGCGCATCGCCGGGCGTCTGGTGGGCATTCGTCTGATGGGCAAGGCGGCTTTCGCGCACCTTCAGCAGGCCGGCCTGCGGCTGCAGATTTACGCCAAGAAGGACGCAGTCGGCGACAAGGGCTGGGAGCTGTTCAAGCTGCTCGATATCGGCGATCACATCGGCGTCCGCGGTTACCTGTTCCGCACCCGCACCGGCGAGCTCACGGTGCACGTGGACGAGAGCACCTTCCTCGCCAAGGACCTGCTCCCGCTGCCGGAAAAATGGCACGGGCTCACCGACGTCGAGACGCGTTACCGCCAGCGCTACGTGGACCTGGTGATGAACCCCGAAGTGCGCTCGGTCTTTGTGAAGCGCGCCAAGGTAGTGCAGGCACTGCGGCGATTCTTCGACGCGCGCAGCTTCGTCGAGGTGGAAACGCCGATGATGCACCCCGTCGCCGGTGGAGCGGTGGCGCGCCCGTTTATTACGCACCACAACACCCTCGACATCGATCTTTTTTTAAGAATCGCGCCCGAGCTGTACCTGAAGCGGCTGATCGTCGGCGGGCTGGAACGCGTGTACGAGATCAACCGCAACTTCCGCAACGAAGGCATCTCCACGCAGCACAACCCCGAGTTCACCATGCTCGAGTTCTACCAGGCCTACAGCGATTACCGCGACCTGATGGACCTGACCGAGGAGATGCTGCCCTTCGTGGCCCGCGAGGTGAACGGCGCGACCGTCAACACCTTCAACGGCCGCGAACTGGATTGGACCGCGTGGCAGCGGCTCTCCATGCGTGACGCGATCGTCAAGTACTGGCCCGCCGCCGCCGCGCCCGCGCCGCGGGTTGGCGACTTCTCCGATGCCGCCCAGCTCGAAGCGGCCGTTACTCGCCTCAACTCCGTTCGCGGCGAAGTGATTGGCGAGCGCCAGCGCCTCGACGGAGTCGGCCGCGAGGAAATCCAACGCGTCGAGTTCGACGGCGCCGACCTTGGCAAGACCACCGTCGCGCTGTTCGAAGCCGTCGCCGAAAAAATGCTCTTCCAGCCCACCATGATTTGCGACTTCCCCAAGTCCGTCTCACCGCTATCGAAGGATAAACGTGACGAACCCGGCTGGGTCGAGCGCTTCGAGGTTTTCGTCGGCGGCCTCGAAATCGGCAACGCCTTCAGCGAGCTGAACGATCCCGAGGAGCAACTGCGGCGCTTCCAGGACCAGGTGCGCGCCCGCGCCGCTGGTGACGAGGAAGCCATGGCCGAGGTGGACTACGACTACGTCCGCGCCCTTTCCTACGGCATGCCGCCCACCGCGGGCTACGGTTTGGGAATTGATCGTGTCACGATGTTGCTGACCGACTCGCGCTCCATCCGCGACGTCATCCTGTTTCCCCTGCTCCGCCCGGAAAAAACCGGCGCTACGGCGGAGCGAGCCACGGAACTGGAAGCCGGCGGCGAGAAAAAATAG
- a CDS encoding NADH-quinone oxidoreductase subunit A has protein sequence MPQNYVPIFLFVAVVAVAIPATLMIGKLVRPNNPEKAKLMPYECGIDPVDNARGRYTVRFYIVAILFVVFDVETIFLFPWAVQYRALGLFGLVEMLVFLVILIVGYVWIWKKGALEWV, from the coding sequence ATGCCGCAAAACTACGTCCCTATTTTCCTGTTTGTCGCCGTCGTCGCCGTCGCGATCCCGGCGACGCTCATGATCGGCAAGCTGGTCCGGCCGAACAATCCGGAAAAAGCCAAACTGATGCCGTACGAGTGCGGCATCGACCCGGTGGACAACGCCCGCGGCCGCTACACGGTGCGGTTTTACATCGTCGCCATCCTGTTCGTGGTCTTCGACGTGGAGACCATCTTCCTGTTTCCATGGGCGGTGCAATACCGGGCGCTGGGCTTGTTCGGACTGGTAGAGATGCTGGTGTTCCTGGTCATCCTGATCGTGGGGTACGTGTGGATCTGGAAAAAGGGCGCGCTGGAATGGGTGTAG
- a CDS encoding NADH-quinone oxidoreductase subunit C, whose amino-acid sequence MADETTPKDQPKPPETKPAAEKPAAAPPAAKPAAAAPAKPAGPTPQPWESEMVAKFQARFGSGIREASTYVGQNYMVVDGSIVYEALQLLRDGEGFDYCVDITAVHYPKREEQFDLVWILYSFPRNERIRVKTLLKDGASVPSVVALWSTSNWLEREVFDMFGIGFEGHPDLKRILLPDGWKGHPLRKDYPILQQDTEWVKINLGIESGQ is encoded by the coding sequence ATGGCCGACGAGACAACCCCCAAGGACCAGCCCAAGCCGCCGGAGACTAAGCCGGCGGCAGAAAAACCCGCGGCGGCGCCGCCCGCTGCCAAGCCGGCCGCTGCCGCACCCGCCAAGCCCGCCGGGCCGACCCCGCAGCCGTGGGAATCGGAGATGGTGGCCAAGTTCCAGGCGCGGTTCGGCTCCGGCATCCGCGAGGCCAGCACGTACGTGGGGCAGAACTACATGGTGGTGGACGGCTCGATCGTCTACGAGGCCTTGCAACTGCTGCGCGATGGCGAGGGCTTCGACTATTGCGTCGACATCACCGCCGTGCACTATCCCAAGCGCGAAGAGCAGTTCGATCTCGTCTGGATCCTTTATTCCTTCCCGCGTAACGAGCGCATTCGCGTGAAGACGCTGCTCAAGGACGGCGCCTCCGTCCCCAGCGTGGTGGCGCTCTGGTCCACGTCGAACTGGCTGGAGAGGGAAGTGTTCGATATGTTCGGCATCGGTTTCGAAGGGCATCCCGACCTGAAGCGGATCCTGCTGCCCGACGGCTGGAAGGGCCACCCCTTGCGCAAGGACTACCCCATCCTGCAGCAGGACACGGAATGGGTGAAGATCAACCTGGGTATTGAGAGCGGCCAATGA
- a CDS encoding NADH-quinone oxidoreductase subunit D, translating into MTDSTKSGFYEETAAPDHTFLDANELVLNMGPQHPSTHGVLRVILKLDGEKVLGTECVIGYLHRGVEKIAENRTYTMFNPYVDRMDYVAAVSNGLGYCLAVEKLLNIEAPPRAAYIRVILTELNRMASHQLWLGTHALDIGAMTPLFYTFRDREEILKIYEKYCGARLTTHAFRIGGTLYETYEGFEQDVNNFVKFVTPKIGEYEELLTTNRIWVERTKGVGVLSGKDCIDFGVTGPVLRAGGVKWDLRKAQPYSMYEKFDFEIPTGENGDTYDRYIVRIAEMRQSLRIIDQAVNSIPEGPIMAKVPKVIKPPVGEVYVSIEAPKGELGYFVVSDGSTQPYRVRVRPPSFVNLQALDKMVRGSLVADVVAVIGTLDIVLGEVDR; encoded by the coding sequence ATGACGGATTCGACCAAATCAGGTTTTTACGAAGAGACCGCCGCCCCCGACCACACCTTTCTCGATGCCAACGAGTTGGTGCTCAACATGGGTCCGCAGCACCCGTCCACGCACGGCGTGTTGCGCGTCATTTTGAAGCTGGACGGCGAGAAGGTGCTGGGCACCGAGTGCGTGATCGGCTACCTGCACCGCGGGGTAGAAAAGATCGCCGAGAACCGCACCTACACGATGTTCAACCCGTACGTGGACCGCATGGACTACGTCGCCGCGGTCTCCAACGGGCTGGGCTACTGCCTGGCGGTGGAAAAGTTGCTCAACATCGAGGCGCCGCCGCGCGCCGCCTACATCCGCGTCATCCTCACCGAGCTGAACCGGATGGCGAGCCACCAACTCTGGCTGGGCACGCACGCGCTCGACATCGGCGCCATGACCCCGCTGTTCTACACCTTCCGTGATCGGGAAGAGATCCTGAAGATTTATGAGAAGTACTGCGGCGCCCGGCTGACGACGCATGCCTTCCGCATCGGGGGCACGCTGTACGAGACCTACGAAGGGTTCGAGCAGGACGTCAACAACTTCGTGAAGTTCGTCACGCCGAAGATCGGCGAGTACGAGGAGCTGCTGACCACCAACCGCATCTGGGTGGAGCGCACCAAGGGCGTCGGCGTGCTGAGCGGCAAGGACTGCATCGACTTCGGCGTTACCGGGCCGGTACTGCGGGCCGGAGGCGTGAAGTGGGATCTGCGCAAGGCGCAGCCGTACTCCATGTACGAGAAATTTGATTTTGAAATTCCCACCGGTGAAAACGGCGATACCTACGACCGGTACATCGTGCGCATTGCCGAGATGCGGCAATCGCTGCGCATCATTGACCAGGCGGTAAACTCGATTCCCGAAGGCCCGATCATGGCTAAGGTACCGAAAGTGATCAAGCCTCCGGTCGGCGAAGTCTATGTTTCGATCGAGGCGCCCAAGGGCGAGCTCGGGTACTTTGTGGTGAGCGACGGCTCGACGCAACCGTACCGAGTGCGCGTGCGTCCGCCTTCGTTCGTCAACCTGCAGGCGCTGGACAAGATGGTGCGCGGGTCGCTGGTCGCCGATGTGGTCGCCGTCATCGGCACGCTGGACATCGTTTTGGGCGAGGTGGACCGCTGA